A window of Castanea sativa cultivar Marrone di Chiusa Pesio chromosome 1, ASM4071231v1 contains these coding sequences:
- the LOC142617189 gene encoding uncharacterized protein LOC142617189, protein MLSVRRIIPSLVSISVKNSSSLGGHSPHSVVAKFIHGCTEANIDTVVNSICGSFRKGCNWDILTQNFDSVRLNDLIVEKVLLELKEPTDAKRALAFFHWSAQRKKFEHGNWSYCITIHILVQARLLTDARALLESVLKKNVGIPLRFSVVDSLLSSYKITVSTPFVFDLLVQAYAKLRMFEIAFDVCRYLEEHGFSSSLISFNTLIHVVQKSDQVPLVWKIYEHMIQNRTYPNEVTIRTMISALCKEGHLQKYVDILDQIHGKRCSPSVIVNTSLILKILEEGRIEDGMVLLKRMLQKSMILDTIAYSLMIHAKVKLGNLESAWKVYEEMLNRGFQANPYIYTLFIGVHCKKGRIAEAHCLMKEMEDLGLKPYSECFDLLIEGCAKAGKLEESLMNCQKMLERRLVPSCWAFNEMVGKLSENGNVEQANAMLTILLDKGFLPDEITYSHLIEGYGKKGEFHEVVKLYHEIENRSLSPGLLVYMSMIRSLCLSGKVEEAEKYLRIMKERSLAPTVCIYETLIASHSKKGDRTRALRLQDEMFSQGLKPSCS, encoded by the coding sequence ATGCTTTCAGTGCGTCGAATTATACCATCCTTGGTTTCCATATCAGTCAAGAATTCCAGTAGCCTAGGTGGTCATAGTCCTCATTCAGTGGTAGCTAAATTCATTCATGGTTGTACAGAAGCAAACATTGATACTGTAGTCAATTCCATATGTGGTTCATTCAGGAAGGGCTGTAATTGGGACATTCTgactcaaaattttgattctGTTCGCTTAAATGATTTGATTGTTGAGAAGGTACTGCTGGAATTAAAGGAACCAACTGATGCAAAACGGGCTTTGGCTTTCTTCCATTGGTCAGCACAAAGGAAAAAGTTTGAACATGGGAATTGGTCTTACTGTATCACAATTCATATTTTGGTTCAAGCACGACTGCTTACGGATGCTCGAGCATTGCTTGAatcagttttgaaaaaaaatgtagggATCCCTTTGAGATTTTCAGTTGTGGATTCTCTACTTAGCAGTTACAAGATTACAGTTTCTACTccatttgtgtttgatttgttaGTACAGGCTTATGCTAAACTCAGAATGTTTGAGATTGCTTTTGATGTCTGCCGCTACTTGGAAGAACATGGCTTCTCTTCAAGCCTTATAAGTTTCAATACTTTAATTCACGTTGTTCAAAAATCTGATCAAGTCCCTCTAGTTTGGAAGATTTATGAGCATATGATTCAAAATAGAACGTATCCAAATGAAGTAACAATCCGAACCATGATAAGTGCATTGTGCAAGGAAGGGCATTTGCAGAAATATGTCGACATATTGGACCAGATCCATGGTAAGAGATGCTCTCCTTCAGTGATTGTTAATACCAGTTTGATTTTAAAGATTTTAGAGGAGGGAAGAATTGAAGATGGTATGGTATTATTGAAGAGAATGTTGCAAAAGAGCATGATTCTTGATACAATTGCTTATTCACTAATGATTCATGCTAAAGTAAAGCTTGGGAATTTGGAGTCAGCGTGGAAAGTGTATGAAGAAATGCTAAATAGAGGTTTCCAAGCAAATCCTTATATCTATACTTTGTTTATAGGAGTCCACTGTAAAAAGGGAAGAATAGCAGAAGCACATTGCCTAATGAAGGAGATGGAAGATCTGGGTTTGAAGCCGTATAGTGAATGTTTTGATCTTCTCATTGAGGGGTGTGCTAAAGCAGGAAAATTGGAAGAGAGTTTAATGAATTGTCAGAAAATGTTGGAGAGGAGACTTGTTCCTAGTTGTTGGGCTTTCAATGAGATGGTAGGAAAGCTCAGTGAAAATGGGAATGTGGAGCAGGCCAATGCAATGTTAACTATTTTGTTAGATAAAGGATTCCTGCCTGATGAGATCACATACTCTCATCTGATTGAGGGTTATGGCAAAAAAGGTGAGTTTCATGAAGTTGTCAAACTCTACCATGAAATTGAAAACAGATCACTGTCTCCTGGATTATTGGTCTATATGTCAATGATTAGGAGCCTTTGCCTGTCTGGGAAAGTGGAGGAAGCAGAAAAATATTTGAGGATTATGAAAGAACGTTCACTGGCCCCAACTGTGTGCATTTACGAGACATTGATTGCAAGCCACTCAAAAAAAGGTGATAGAACAAGGGCTCTTCGCCTTCAGGATGAAATGTTTTCACAAGGACTGAAGCCTAGTTGTTCGTAG